A window of the Dickeya dianthicola NCPPB 453 genome harbors these coding sequences:
- the queE gene encoding 7-carboxy-7-deazaguanine synthase QueE — MLYPINEMFQTLQGEGFFTGVPAVFIRLQGCPVGCSWCDTKHTWEKRPERQISLAEVVVKSGESDAWSGSSAEDLIQRMALQGYSARHVVITGGEPCLHDLIPLTQALEQQGFSTQIETSGTHEVRCSPACWVTVSPKVNMRGGLAVLDQALQRADEIKHPVARERDIAALDALLARLDDDKARVVALQPVSQKDDATRLCIETCIARNWRLSMQTHKYLNIA; from the coding sequence ATGCTTTACCCGATTAACGAAATGTTCCAGACCCTGCAGGGCGAAGGTTTTTTCACCGGCGTCCCGGCGGTGTTTATCCGTCTGCAAGGGTGCCCGGTGGGGTGTAGCTGGTGCGATACTAAACACACCTGGGAAAAACGGCCGGAGCGGCAGATTTCGCTGGCGGAGGTGGTGGTTAAAAGCGGGGAAAGCGATGCCTGGAGCGGTTCCAGCGCTGAGGATCTGATACAGCGGATGGCGTTGCAGGGATACAGCGCCAGACACGTGGTGATTACCGGCGGCGAACCTTGTCTCCACGACTTGATTCCGCTGACGCAGGCGCTGGAACAACAAGGGTTCAGCACCCAGATTGAAACCAGCGGCACCCATGAAGTGCGCTGTTCGCCCGCTTGTTGGGTGACGGTTTCTCCCAAAGTGAATATGCGCGGCGGGCTGGCGGTGTTGGATCAGGCGTTGCAGCGGGCGGATGAAATCAAGCATCCGGTGGCGCGCGAGCGGGATATTGCGGCGCTGGATGCGTTGCTGGCGCGGTTGGACGACGACAAAGCGCGGGTCGTGGCGTTGCAGCCTGTCAGCCAGAAGGACGACGCCACCCGGCTGTGTATTGAAACCTGCATCGCCCGCAACTGGCGCTTATCGATGCAGACTCACAAATACCTCAATATTGCCTGA
- a CDS encoding MBL fold metallo-hydrolase → MTLLKPLAVFCLSLSLVPAFANAEAVAQVKTQPGYYRIMVGQYEITALSDGTNTMPMDKLLIRTPREKIVSLLEASYLKPQVETSINAFLINTGKNLVLVDSGTGALGGKTTGKTLANLKAAGYKPEQVDTVLVTHLHADHFGGLVSDGKLVYPNATIYVNQKDTDFWLSPDNLKTAPQDKKAGFERVQEVFRHIREAGKLKTFTDHQSLPASITAVPTPGHTPGHTSFLVNSDGQKILLWGDIVHAEAVQMPLPDTAITFDSDSELAVRTRDALLKETVKQGYWVAGGHLPFPGIGHVAVQHDASGKTNGYRWLPVNYSLSGL, encoded by the coding sequence ATGACGTTATTGAAGCCCCTTGCTGTTTTCTGTTTGTCATTATCTCTGGTTCCGGCATTCGCCAATGCTGAAGCGGTCGCGCAGGTTAAAACTCAGCCCGGTTATTACCGCATTATGGTCGGGCAGTATGAAATTACCGCGCTGTCCGACGGCACCAACACCATGCCGATGGACAAACTGCTCATCCGTACGCCACGGGAGAAAATCGTCAGCCTGCTGGAAGCCAGCTACCTGAAACCGCAGGTGGAAACCTCCATCAATGCGTTTCTGATCAACACCGGTAAAAACCTGGTTCTGGTTGATAGCGGCACCGGCGCGCTGGGCGGAAAAACCACCGGCAAAACGCTGGCCAACCTGAAAGCGGCCGGGTACAAACCGGAGCAGGTCGATACCGTACTGGTGACCCACCTGCACGCCGACCACTTCGGCGGGCTGGTCAGCGACGGCAAGCTGGTGTATCCCAACGCCACCATTTACGTGAATCAGAAAGACACCGATTTCTGGCTGAGCCCGGATAATCTGAAAACCGCGCCGCAGGACAAAAAAGCCGGATTTGAGCGCGTACAGGAAGTGTTCCGCCACATCCGCGAAGCCGGCAAACTCAAGACCTTCACCGATCATCAGTCTCTTCCAGCTAGTATTACCGCGGTGCCTACGCCAGGCCATACCCCCGGCCATACCTCTTTTCTGGTAAACAGCGATGGTCAGAAAATCCTGCTGTGGGGTGACATCGTACACGCCGAAGCGGTGCAAATGCCGTTGCCGGACACCGCCATCACGTTTGACTCCGATAGCGAGCTGGCGGTTCGTACCCGCGATGCGCTGCTGAAAGAGACGGTGAAGCAGGGTTACTGGGTGGCGGGCGGGCATCTGCCGTTCCCCGGCATCGGTCATGTAGCGGTACAGCACGACGCCAGCGGCAAAACCAACGGTTACCGCTGGTTGCCGGTCAATTACAGCCTGTCGGGGTTGTAA
- a CDS encoding MFS transporter, with translation MKTRKIGLANYLAYGSGDFLGAGTTALTAGWLLYFYTTFCGLTPIEATFIFAMARVLDAVVSPLMGFLTDNFGSTWLGKRFGRRKFFILLGIPCVFSYSLMWVGHMDYWYYLITYLLFDVIYTMVLVPYETLVPEMTDDFKQKTKFSGARIALAQLSAILAAFLPGILLGYFGKDNVVSFFYSSLVFSVICACVLTLVYFFTWERPREQMSEASLRAEKERQSLTLGQSLKRLNIELLSTLRIRIFRQHLGMYLGGYIAQDVFNAVFTYYVVFVLMQSPTMASSLMGTMAILQFISVIAMIPLCIKFGPAPSYRMVVCLFGLSALSYGFLYYSSMSSAWSLLLLVSALAGLGRGGINYVPWNTYTYIADVDEVITAQRREGIFAGIMTLTRKASQAGAVMLVGIVLQLSGFVSGQSVQAPGVSHTILMMLCFGTVGVLTLGFLVSLRFKLNLQTHEVLRQETAKMREASRATPEKITPEARATVEMLAGMPYESLWGNNNIGYLNRHKAPARSITGRTPHHGVH, from the coding sequence ATGAAAACACGTAAGATTGGGCTGGCGAATTACCTGGCCTACGGTTCCGGTGATTTCCTCGGTGCCGGCACCACGGCGCTCACCGCCGGCTGGTTGCTCTATTTTTACACCACGTTTTGCGGCCTGACGCCTATCGAGGCGACCTTTATTTTTGCTATGGCCAGGGTACTGGATGCAGTCGTCAGCCCACTGATGGGGTTCCTGACCGATAACTTCGGTTCCACCTGGCTTGGCAAACGCTTTGGGCGCCGCAAGTTCTTTATTCTGCTCGGTATTCCTTGTGTCTTCAGCTACAGCCTGATGTGGGTCGGCCACATGGATTACTGGTACTACCTGATTACCTACCTGCTGTTTGACGTTATTTACACGATGGTGCTGGTGCCGTATGAAACGCTGGTGCCGGAAATGACCGATGATTTCAAACAGAAGACCAAATTCTCCGGCGCGCGTATCGCACTGGCGCAGCTGTCGGCGATTCTGGCGGCATTTCTGCCCGGTATCTTGTTGGGGTACTTCGGCAAGGACAATGTGGTGTCTTTCTTCTACTCCAGTCTGGTGTTCTCGGTGATCTGCGCCTGCGTGCTGACGTTGGTGTACTTCTTCACCTGGGAGCGACCGCGTGAACAGATGTCGGAAGCGTCGCTGCGGGCGGAAAAAGAACGCCAGTCGCTGACGTTGGGGCAGAGCCTCAAACGCCTTAATATTGAACTGCTGTCCACGCTGCGTATCCGTATCTTCCGCCAGCATCTGGGGATGTATCTGGGCGGTTATATCGCACAGGACGTGTTCAATGCGGTCTTCACCTACTACGTGGTGTTCGTACTGATGCAAAGCCCGACGATGGCATCCAGCCTGATGGGCACGATGGCTATCCTGCAGTTTATCTCGGTGATTGCGATGATCCCGCTGTGCATCAAGTTCGGCCCTGCGCCGTCCTATCGCATGGTGGTTTGTCTGTTCGGCCTGAGCGCGCTCTCCTATGGCTTCCTGTACTACAGCAGTATGAGTTCGGCATGGTCGCTGTTGCTGCTGGTGTCCGCTCTGGCCGGTCTGGGGCGCGGCGGCATCAACTATGTGCCTTGGAATACTTATACCTACATCGCCGATGTGGATGAAGTCATCACCGCTCAGCGCCGTGAAGGGATTTTCGCCGGCATTATGACCCTGACCCGTAAAGCCTCGCAGGCTGGCGCGGTGATGCTGGTGGGCATCGTGCTGCAACTGTCTGGCTTTGTCTCCGGTCAGAGCGTACAGGCGCCGGGCGTCAGTCACACCATTCTGATGATGCTGTGTTTCGGGACGGTCGGCGTGTTGACGCTGGGGTTCCTGGTTTCTCTGCGCTTCAAACTGAATTTGCAAACGCATGAAGTGCTGCGCCAGGAAACAGCGAAAATGCGCGAAGCCAGCCGCGCCACGCCGGAAAAAATCACGCCGGAAGCCCGCGCCACGGTGGAAATGCTGGCCGGTATGCCGTACGAATCCCTGTGGGGGAACAACAACATTGGTTATCTCAATCGCCACAAGGCACCGGCTCGGTCGATAACCGGTAGAACGCCTCATCATGGCGTGCATTGA
- the bglB gene encoding beta-galactosidase BglB: MTIFPVKHSALLRQPEYFISRDELKALICRVTDNLISIEDKTGEFLLRLDDGRVIDTKGWAGWEWTHGIGLYGIYQYYRQTGDDRMRAIIDDWFTARLTEGTPTKNVNTVCPFLTLAYRYEETGDSRWVPYLERWAEWVMYDMPRTHKNGLQHIVYNSENTDQLWDDTLMMSVLPLAKIGKLLNRPEFVEEATYQFLLHVQYLMDRQSGLWFHGWTFDGNHSFAQARWARGNSWLTIVIPEFIELLDLPEHNATRRFLIQVLESQVEALAKYQDDSGLWHTLLDDPNSYLESSATAGFAYGILKAVRKRYIDRCYAEVADKAMRGVVANISENGELLNVSFGTAMGKELDYYRQIPLTSMPYGQAMAILCLSEYLRVYL; the protein is encoded by the coding sequence ATGACCATTTTTCCTGTAAAGCATAGTGCGCTGCTGCGCCAGCCCGAATATTTCATCTCGCGGGATGAGTTAAAAGCGTTGATTTGCCGGGTGACCGACAATTTGATCAGCATTGAGGATAAAACCGGTGAATTCCTGCTGCGGCTGGATGACGGCCGGGTGATCGATACCAAGGGTTGGGCCGGCTGGGAATGGACGCACGGCATCGGGCTGTACGGCATCTATCAGTATTATCGCCAGACTGGCGATGACCGGATGCGCGCCATCATCGATGACTGGTTTACCGCCCGGCTGACCGAAGGGACGCCGACCAAGAACGTCAATACGGTATGTCCGTTCCTGACGCTGGCCTACCGTTATGAAGAAACCGGCGACAGCCGTTGGGTGCCGTATCTTGAGCGTTGGGCGGAATGGGTGATGTACGACATGCCGCGCACCCACAAGAACGGCTTGCAGCATATCGTCTACAACAGCGAAAACACCGATCAACTGTGGGATGATACCCTGATGATGAGCGTGCTGCCGCTGGCGAAAATCGGCAAGCTGCTCAACCGTCCCGAGTTTGTCGAAGAAGCCACGTATCAGTTCCTGCTGCACGTGCAGTACCTGATGGATCGCCAGAGCGGCCTGTGGTTCCACGGCTGGACTTTCGACGGCAACCACAGTTTTGCGCAGGCGCGCTGGGCGCGCGGCAACAGCTGGCTGACCATTGTGATCCCGGAGTTCATCGAATTGCTGGATCTGCCCGAACACAACGCCACCCGCCGTTTTCTGATTCAGGTGCTGGAAAGTCAGGTGGAAGCGCTGGCGAAGTATCAGGACGACAGCGGCCTCTGGCACACCTTGCTGGATGATCCCAACTCTTATCTGGAAAGTTCCGCTACCGCCGGGTTTGCCTACGGCATCCTCAAAGCGGTGCGTAAGCGCTATATTGACCGTTGCTACGCCGAGGTGGCGGACAAGGCGATGCGCGGCGTGGTGGCGAATATCAGTGAGAACGGGGAATTGCTGAACGTGTCCTTCGGAACGGCGATGGGCAAGGAGCTGGACTATTATCGCCAGATTCCGTTGACCTCAATGCCGTACGGTCAGGCGATGGCGATTCTGTGCCTGTCGGAGTATTTACGCGTTTATCTGTAA